The proteins below come from a single Thermodesulfobacteriota bacterium genomic window:
- the ispD gene encoding 2-C-methyl-D-erythritol 4-phosphate cytidylyltransferase, with translation MRVIAIILAGGTGKRMGAPTNKQFLLLDGKPIIVNTLEIFEECRAIHDIYLVVNQKDLPIFQEEVLEQYKFSKLSKIVIGGRLRQDSVRNGLEAIDCKCDIVVIHDGARPFVSPSFIEKSVALMELYDAIIPGLPVKETIKVVSKEGFVQKTLERSSLWSVQTPQTFKYDLIIKAYRDGMEKKLFGYDDSTFIEYLGKKVKVIEGSPFNIKITTPEDLIIAQGLLSHLKSMV, from the coding sequence ATGAGGGTAATAGCGATAATCCTTGCCGGTGGGACTGGAAAAAGGATGGGTGCTCCAACGAATAAGCAGTTTCTCTTACTCGATGGAAAACCGATAATTGTGAATACCCTTGAGATATTCGAGGAATGTAGGGCTATCCACGATATATATCTGGTTGTGAACCAAAAGGATCTTCCGATTTTCCAGGAAGAGGTCTTAGAGCAGTATAAGTTTAGCAAACTATCAAAGATAGTGATCGGAGGAAGGCTAAGGCAGGACTCCGTAAGAAACGGTCTTGAGGCGATAGACTGTAAGTGCGATATTGTTGTCATACACGATGGAGCAAGGCCCTTTGTCTCCCCTTCATTCATAGAGAAATCCGTAGCCCTTATGGAGTTATACGATGCTATAATCCCTGGGCTTCCTGTAAAAGAGACGATAAAGGTCGTATCGAAAGAGGGGTTTGTGCAAAAGACCTTGGAGAGGAGTTCGCTCTGGTCGGTTCAGACACCTCAGACATTCAAATACGACCTTATAATCAAGGCATATAGGGACGGGATGGAAAAGAAGCTCTTTGGCTACGATGATTCAACGTTTATCGAATATCTTGGAAAGAAAGTAAAAGTTATTGAAGGTTCACCCTTTAACATAAAGATAACCACACCAGAAGATCTCATAATAGCCCAAGGTCTTCTCTCCCATTTAAAAAGCATGGTATAA
- the ispF gene encoding 2-C-methyl-D-erythritol 2,4-cyclodiphosphate synthase: MKVGLGYDCHRLVPGRRFVLGGIEIPYEKGPLGHSDGDVLIHAICDAILGAISSKDIGSHFPDTDPEYLGLESERILLECMWMLKEKGFRILNIDSVVILEEPKISPFRERIVKNLSRITGLSEESISVKAKTKEGFGFVGKKEGIEAYAVVLIEKDG, encoded by the coding sequence ATGAAAGTAGGTTTAGGTTATGACTGCCACAGGCTTGTGCCTGGCAGGAGATTTGTGCTCGGAGGAATCGAGATACCCTACGAGAAAGGGCCTCTTGGCCATTCTGACGGAGATGTTCTAATCCATGCCATATGCGATGCAATCTTAGGGGCTATATCATCAAAAGACATAGGTAGCCATTTTCCGGATACGGACCCAGAGTACTTGGGTCTTGAAAGTGAAAGAATCCTTCTCGAGTGTATGTGGATGTTAAAAGAGAAGGGGTTTCGCATACTGAACATAGATTCGGTTGTGATTCTTGAAGAACCTAAAATTTCGCCTTTTAGGGAAAGGATAGTAAAGAACCTATCGAGGATCACTGGCCTTTCCGAAGAAAGCATTTCCGTAAAAGCAAAGACTAAGGAAGGTTTTGGATTTGTGGGGAAGAAAGAGGGGATTGAGGCTTACGCGGTAGTCCTTATTGAAAAAGATGGTTAG
- the gltX gene encoding glutamate--tRNA ligase: protein MVRVRFAPSPTGYLHVGNARTAILNFLFAKKNGGHFLLRIEDTDRARSDPHFESSILEDLLWLGVKWDEKIYRQSQRLHIYHEYAKTLIDKGYAYKCFCSKERLRKLKEECEKRKEPPRYDKRCKNLSDSERKRLESEGIPSVIRFSTPERTVEFLDSVFGRITFPKDYLDDFIIMKADGTPSYNFAAAVDDMLMGITHVIRGKDHIPNTPKQILIFEALGRPHPVYAHHSLLLGKDGKPLSKREGSNKIRTLREMGILPSAVFNYLTVLGRKTEKEIMDLPEMVESFSIESISRSDAVFDFDKLLWFNRNYIKKLPSDELTALLGLKDEEKEVIDALKENAETLNDLKESIRLFKEPMISEEGFEFLKTVETSEKIACALKDVLEAKEGFSFASIVERLKRLGVLRTKEEILALRVLLTGKKTGPPIDSILRFIPEETIKGRLKWLKA, encoded by the coding sequence ATGGTTAGAGTGAGATTTGCGCCAAGCCCAACAGGATACCTTCACGTAGGAAACGCAAGGACTGCGATTTTAAACTTTCTTTTTGCGAAAAAGAACGGGGGTCACTTTCTTTTGCGAATAGAGGATACGGATCGGGCACGCTCGGATCCACATTTTGAATCTTCGATCCTTGAAGACCTTTTATGGCTCGGAGTAAAATGGGATGAAAAGATCTATAGGCAGTCCCAAAGGCTCCATATCTACCATGAGTATGCGAAGACCTTAATAGATAAGGGATACGCGTATAAGTGCTTCTGTTCTAAGGAGAGGCTACGAAAACTAAAGGAAGAATGTGAAAAAAGGAAAGAGCCTCCAAGGTACGATAAAAGGTGTAAGAATCTTAGCGATTCTGAAAGAAAAAGACTTGAATCGGAAGGCATACCTTCAGTTATAAGATTTTCTACGCCGGAAAGAACCGTAGAGTTTTTAGACTCAGTATTTGGGCGTATAACCTTTCCTAAAGATTACCTTGACGACTTCATAATCATGAAGGCCGATGGAACCCCATCGTATAATTTCGCTGCCGCAGTGGATGATATGCTTATGGGCATAACCCACGTAATAAGGGGAAAGGACCACATCCCTAACACGCCAAAACAGATCCTCATATTCGAGGCACTAGGAAGGCCCCATCCGGTGTATGCCCACCATTCTCTTCTTTTGGGAAAAGATGGAAAACCCTTAAGCAAAAGGGAAGGTTCTAATAAGATAAGGACATTGAGGGAGATGGGGATACTTCCTTCTGCCGTATTTAACTATCTTACAGTTCTTGGAAGAAAAACGGAAAAAGAGATCATGGATCTTCCAGAAATGGTTGAATCTTTCTCAATAGAATCCATATCTAGATCGGATGCGGTATTCGATTTCGATAAGCTCTTGTGGTTCAATAGAAATTACATAAAAAAACTCCCGTCAGATGAGCTTACAGCACTTTTGGGTCTTAAAGACGAAGAAAAAGAAGTTATAGATGCTCTAAAAGAGAACGCGGAGACCTTAAATGATCTAAAAGAGTCTATCCGGCTTTTCAAAGAACCGATGATATCGGAAGAGGGTTTTGAGTTTTTAAAAACGGTAGAGACCTCAGAAAAGATCGCATGTGCGCTCAAAGATGTCTTAGAGGCTAAAGAAGGCTTTTCTTTCGCATCCATAGTTGAAAGACTAAAAAGGCTTGGGGTCCTTCGCACAAAGGAAGAGATTTTGGCCTTGAGGGTCCTTTTGACTGGAAAGAAGACAGGCCCCCCAATAGATTCCATACTGAGGTTCATTCCGGAAGAGACCATAAAAGGAAGGCTAAAATGGTTAAAAGCTTAA
- a CDS encoding ATP-binding protein, with amino-acid sequence MVKSLKSKFMSFSLKTQLLLILFFLLIGSLTSLTIIYSRTEDLIIQKITENIDDLTKAIQISVEELTYRGDSTTRLKAYVDTLNKKGIKEISIISDRSEVIASSNPKKVGHKETIDEKIALADFSPLEFKSRQEIERLCIEISNLNLPYQLSSQANTIDWLNELLRIPDLWSFVLSKEGFAKIPKETKDYIEKLKKSYEESKSERDLVRLNRFVLEEFFPNVVPKRVRVEKKLKKDLFIVARLGEEGKKETQRPYNVIMPVSVKGKHLGYIHISMVLDDYKLIQKRNHIKRVIATLSIFAIGAILCLFLAEKYTRPIKEIAEASKSIIEGNLKKIERTERKDEIGTLIESYNEMIEKMTERKRLEERLKESERLSLIGQISSGIAHEIRNPLNFISLSVSHVKETILEKEFKEKDEIVYLLESVMNEIKKVNELIHNFLFLGKGITLKKERIEIKTLVEEALYLLKDKFKNGIEVKVAEKEETVLCDKEYMRLSLLNLILNAIEALEEKGAISIDYGREDSMKYITICDNGVGIDKDSLEKVFEPYFSTKKFGIGLGLTLAKRFVNEHGGEIKIESEPKKGTKVMILLPDYEG; translated from the coding sequence ATGGTTAAAAGCTTAAAATCGAAATTTATGAGCTTTTCATTGAAGACCCAACTCTTACTTATCCTTTTTTTTCTCCTTATCGGATCTTTAACATCCCTTACGATCATATATTCCAGAACTGAGGATCTCATCATCCAGAAGATAACTGAAAATATAGACGACCTAACTAAGGCGATCCAGATAAGCGTTGAAGAATTGACATATAGAGGCGATTCTACAACGAGGCTTAAAGCTTACGTGGATACGCTCAATAAGAAAGGTATAAAAGAGATAAGCATAATAAGTGACAGGTCAGAGGTCATAGCCTCTTCGAATCCAAAAAAGGTAGGGCATAAGGAGACGATAGACGAAAAGATCGCTCTTGCCGATTTTTCACCTTTAGAATTCAAAAGTAGACAGGAGATAGAGAGACTTTGTATTGAGATTTCTAATCTCAACCTTCCATACCAGCTCAGTTCGCAGGCTAACACGATAGACTGGTTAAATGAGCTTTTACGGATCCCCGATCTTTGGAGTTTCGTGCTATCTAAAGAAGGATTCGCAAAGATACCAAAAGAGACGAAAGATTACATCGAGAAACTTAAAAAATCTTACGAAGAATCGAAAAGCGAAAGGGATCTTGTAAGGTTAAATAGGTTCGTTCTTGAGGAGTTCTTTCCTAATGTTGTGCCAAAAAGGGTAAGAGTGGAAAAGAAGTTGAAAAAAGATTTATTTATAGTTGCGAGACTTGGAGAGGAAGGGAAAAAGGAGACCCAAAGGCCCTATAACGTCATAATGCCTGTATCTGTTAAGGGAAAACACCTTGGATACATACATATTAGCATGGTGCTCGACGACTATAAACTCATCCAAAAAAGAAACCACATAAAAAGGGTAATCGCAACTTTATCTATCTTTGCCATTGGAGCCATTCTCTGTCTTTTTCTTGCTGAAAAGTACACTCGACCGATAAAAGAGATTGCCGAGGCAAGCAAAAGCATAATCGAGGGAAATTTAAAAAAGATAGAGAGAACGGAAAGGAAAGACGAGATAGGAACGCTAATCGAAAGCTATAACGAGATGATAGAAAAGATGACTGAGAGGAAAAGGCTGGAAGAAAGGCTAAAAGAATCTGAGAGGCTATCCCTTATAGGACAGATATCGTCCGGGATAGCCCACGAGATAAGAAACCCCTTAAATTTCATTTCCCTTTCTGTAAGCCACGTGAAAGAAACGATACTGGAAAAAGAATTCAAAGAAAAGGATGAGATTGTGTACCTTCTAGAGAGTGTAATGAACGAGATAAAAAAGGTAAATGAGCTCATCCACAATTTCCTCTTCCTCGGAAAAGGAATAACCCTAAAGAAGGAAAGGATAGAGATTAAAACGCTTGTGGAAGAGGCCCTGTATCTCCTAAAAGACAAGTTTAAAAATGGGATAGAGGTGAAAGTTGCAGAAAAGGAAGAGACTGTGCTCTGTGATAAAGAGTATATGAGACTTTCCCTTCTAAACCTCATCCTAAATGCAATTGAGGCCTTAGAAGAGAAAGGAGCAATATCGATAGACTATGGCAGAGAAGATAGTATGAAATACATAACTATCTGCGACAATGGCGTAGGTATAGATAAGGATTCCCTAGAGAAAGTTTTTGAACCTTATTTTTCGACGAAGAAATTTGGAATAGGTCTCGGTCTTACTCTGGCAAAAAGATTCGTAAATGAGCACGGCGGTGAGATAAAGATAGAATCGGAACCAAAAAAGGGAACGAAAGTTATGATCCTTTTGCCGGACTATGAAGGCTAA
- a CDS encoding sigma-54 dependent transcriptional regulator, translating into MKAKILLVEDDPKQRQIIKTILLKEGFYVEDVGEGKKAIEMIKENGFDLVITDLKLPDIDGIEVVKVAKMEKAPCHVIIITAYGSIPSAVEATKMGAFYYLEKPFDKGELLIHVNNAISQVRLAKDNILLKTQLKEKFSLDNIVGEHQKMQELFRLVKKIAPTNSTVLIYGESGTGKELFARSIHYNSQRREKPFFAINCASIPETLLESELFGYEKGAFTGAYTRHIGLLEQANGSTLFLDEVADLSLSTQAKLLRAIQEKEIRRIGGEEVIKLDVRIIAATNKRLEEEIKKGRFREDLFYRLNVISFTIPPLRERVTDIPLLVEHFLKKLNQASSEKKVMSKEALKILMEYHWPGNVRQLQSVVERAYILCDGERIGVEHLPDEVKKTKVSFERLIEIPDEGIDLAKLEKELIKKAIVKANGRLTQAAKLLSMPYDTFWLKVKRMREKGEIPEDLS; encoded by the coding sequence ATGAAGGCTAAGATACTTCTTGTGGAAGACGATCCAAAACAGAGGCAGATCATAAAGACGATCCTTCTTAAGGAAGGATTCTACGTGGAAGATGTGGGAGAGGGGAAAAAGGCTATCGAGATGATAAAAGAGAACGGTTTCGATCTTGTTATCACTGATCTAAAACTTCCTGATATAGACGGTATTGAGGTTGTAAAGGTTGCGAAGATGGAAAAAGCCCCATGCCACGTAATAATAATCACTGCGTATGGTTCGATACCTTCTGCCGTTGAAGCGACAAAAATGGGAGCCTTCTACTACTTGGAGAAGCCTTTCGATAAGGGAGAGTTACTCATCCACGTAAATAACGCCATATCCCAGGTAAGACTTGCAAAGGATAATATTCTCCTTAAAACGCAGCTTAAAGAGAAATTCAGTCTCGACAACATAGTTGGCGAACATCAAAAGATGCAGGAACTCTTTAGACTTGTAAAGAAGATCGCACCCACAAATTCGACTGTCCTAATTTACGGGGAAAGTGGAACAGGAAAGGAACTCTTCGCAAGAAGCATACACTATAATAGCCAAAGGAGGGAAAAACCGTTTTTTGCCATAAACTGTGCTTCGATTCCAGAGACCTTGCTTGAAAGCGAGCTTTTCGGATACGAAAAAGGAGCCTTCACAGGCGCCTATACAAGACACATAGGACTTTTGGAGCAGGCAAACGGAAGCACGCTTTTCCTCGATGAGGTTGCGGATCTATCGCTTTCCACTCAGGCAAAGCTTCTGCGGGCAATACAGGAAAAAGAGATAAGGAGGATCGGAGGGGAAGAGGTCATAAAACTAGATGTTCGCATAATTGCGGCAACGAACAAACGCCTGGAGGAGGAGATAAAAAAGGGTCGTTTCCGGGAGGACCTCTTCTACAGGCTCAATGTGATATCTTTTACAATCCCTCCTTTGAGGGAAAGGGTAACCGATATTCCACTCCTTGTGGAACACTTCCTTAAGAAACTCAACCAGGCAAGCTCAGAGAAAAAGGTGATGTCGAAAGAGGCATTAAAAATTCTTATGGAATATCACTGGCCTGGAAATGTAAGGCAGCTTCAGTCGGTTGTGGAGAGGGCTTACATCCTCTGCGATGGTGAAAGAATAGGAGTCGAGCACTTACCAGATGAGGTAAAAAAAACAAAAGTCTCATTCGAGCGTCTTATCGAGATTCCGGATGAAGGGATAGATCTTGCGAAGCTAGAAAAAGAGCTAATTAAGAAGGCCATAGTCAAAGCTAATGGAAGACTCACACAGGCGGCAAAACTTCTTTCTATGCCTTACGATACATTCTGGCTTAAGGTAAAAAGGATGAGGGAAAAGGGAGAGATACCGGAAGACCTAAGTTAG
- the murI gene encoding glutamate racemase, with the protein MKALSIGIFDSGVGGLTVLKEIKKLLPSENLIYLGDTARVPYGGRSPQAITRYALECALFLLTKGIKLLVIACNVSSAYALPIIKRKFPIPVLGVIEPGVKEAIRVTRKKRVGIIGTKGTIRSGVYERYIKKIDPQILVFSKACPLFVPIVEEGLENDEIAYLSAKKYLYELKDADVDTLVLGCTHYPVLENVIKAVLGDEIRIVHSGQEVAKAVRDLLEKKNLLAKNRSGTLKYFVTDLPGSFIEIGSRIMGEPITSVRWVRQMDFRNIFFSS; encoded by the coding sequence ATGAAAGCTCTCTCTATCGGAATATTCGATTCTGGGGTTGGCGGTTTAACTGTTCTAAAAGAGATAAAAAAGCTCCTCCCTTCTGAGAATCTCATCTACTTGGGTGATACTGCCCGAGTTCCCTACGGTGGAAGATCACCCCAGGCAATAACGAGGTACGCCTTAGAGTGTGCACTTTTTTTATTAACTAAGGGCATAAAACTCTTAGTTATAGCTTGCAACGTCTCCTCCGCATACGCTTTACCGATCATAAAAAGAAAATTTCCAATCCCTGTTCTCGGTGTAATAGAGCCCGGTGTGAAGGAGGCAATCAGGGTAACGAGAAAAAAGAGGGTAGGAATTATAGGAACAAAGGGAACGATAAGGAGCGGAGTCTATGAGAGGTACATAAAGAAGATCGATCCACAAATCCTAGTCTTCTCTAAGGCCTGTCCACTTTTTGTTCCAATTGTCGAAGAAGGCTTAGAAAATGACGAGATAGCCTATCTTTCTGCAAAAAAGTACCTTTATGAGCTAAAGGATGCTGACGTCGACACTCTCGTTTTGGGCTGCACCCACTATCCTGTTTTAGAAAATGTCATAAAGGCTGTTCTTGGAGATGAAATAAGAATAGTTCACAGTGGTCAGGAAGTTGCCAAAGCTGTAAGGGATCTGCTCGAAAAAAAGAATTTACTTGCAAAAAACAGATCCGGTACTTTGAAGTACTTCGTAACCGACCTTCCCGGTTCATTTATAGAGATAGGATCGAGGATCATGGGAGAACCCATAACGTCAGTAAGGTGGGTAAGACAGATGGATTTCCGGAACATCTTCTTTTCTTCATGA
- the trpS gene encoding tryptophan--tRNA ligase, with the protein MKRIFSGIQPTGEIHIGNYVGAIREWVKLTGSYDCIYCVVDYHAITVEYNVGELAKRTIDTALALIACGLTPDKCKLFIQSQVPEHTELTWIFNCVTPVGDLERMTQFKEKSRQHKRNVNMGLMDYPVLQAADILIYKAELVPVGEDQIQHIELSREIARRFNSRFKPIFPEPKVILSRAPRILGIDGKSKMSKSQNNYIGILENEDSIWEKLRVAVTDTSRVRRYDKGNPELCNVFTIHTAFSEEDILGEVEKGCRTAQIGCIDCKKILFERIQRELSPIKERAERLKRDIGYVLDVVNSCAKDVRRIAKETIDEVREAIGLYDAKKNFSPSS; encoded by the coding sequence TAAAACTCACGGGGAGTTATGACTGTATTTACTGCGTTGTCGATTACCATGCCATAACGGTTGAGTACAATGTCGGAGAGTTGGCAAAAAGAACCATAGATACGGCTCTAGCTCTCATCGCCTGTGGACTAACCCCAGATAAATGCAAGCTTTTTATCCAGTCCCAGGTTCCAGAGCATACAGAACTCACATGGATATTCAACTGCGTCACACCTGTTGGCGATTTAGAGAGGATGACCCAATTTAAGGAAAAGTCGAGACAGCATAAAAGGAACGTGAATATGGGTCTTATGGATTACCCAGTCTTACAAGCCGCAGACATTCTCATCTATAAAGCGGAGCTCGTGCCCGTAGGAGAAGACCAAATCCAGCACATAGAACTTTCGAGAGAGATAGCGAGAAGATTCAACTCTAGGTTTAAGCCGATCTTTCCAGAACCGAAAGTCATCCTTTCTCGGGCTCCGAGAATTCTAGGAATCGACGGCAAGTCAAAGATGTCAAAGAGCCAGAACAATTACATAGGAATTCTTGAGAATGAAGATTCGATTTGGGAAAAACTGAGGGTTGCAGTAACAGATACGAGTAGAGTTAGGCGTTACGACAAAGGCAACCCAGAGCTTTGTAACGTATTTACAATACACACTGCCTTTTCAGAAGAGGACATCCTTGGGGAAGTCGAAAAGGGATGCAGGACAGCTCAAATAGGCTGTATAGATTGTAAAAAGATTCTCTTCGAGAGGATTCAAAGAGAGCTCTCCCCTATAAAAGAAAGGGCGGAAAGACTAAAAAGGGATATTGGGTACGTTTTGGATGTGGTAAATAGTTGTGCGAAGGATGTGCGAAGGATCGCTAAAGAGACTATAGATGAGGTAAGGGAAGCCATAGGACTCTACGATGCCAAAAAAAACTTTAGTCCCTCTTCATGA